The Vicia villosa cultivar HV-30 ecotype Madison, WI linkage group LG1, Vvil1.0, whole genome shotgun sequence genome includes a region encoding these proteins:
- the LOC131601370 gene encoding protein transport protein Sec61 subunit gamma — MDAIDSVFDPLREFAKDSVRLVKRCHKPDRKEFSKVAVRTAIGFVVMGFVGFFVKLIFIPINNIIVGSG, encoded by the exons ATGGACGCCATTGATTCTGTCTTCGATCCTCTCAGAGAATTCGCCAAGGACAGCGTCAGGCTCGTCAAGCGCTGCCACAAACCAGATCGCAAAG AATTCTCCAAGGTTGCGGTGCGAACTGCTATTGGTTTCGTTGTGATGGGATTTGTTGGCTTTTTCGTCAAGCTGATTTTCATTCCTATTAACAACATCATCGTTGGATCTGGTTAG